Proteins encoded together in one Pseudorca crassidens isolate mPseCra1 chromosome 17, mPseCra1.hap1, whole genome shotgun sequence window:
- the SDC2 gene encoding syndecan-2: protein MRRAWILLTLGLVACVSAESRAELTSDKDMYLDNSSIEEASGVYPIDDDDYASASGSGADEDGESPELTTSRPLPKIPFTIAAPRVETTTLNKIQNKIPAQTKSPEEIDKEKVHLSDSERKMDPAEEATNVYTEKHSDNLFKRTEVLAAVIAGGVIGFLFAIFLILLLVYRMRKKDEGSYDLGERKPSSAAYQKAPTKEFYA from the exons cGGGCAGAGCTGACGTCTGATAAAGACATGTACCTTGACAACAGCTCCATTGAAGAAGCTTCAGGAGTGTATCCTATTGATGACGATGACTATGCTTCTGCATCAGGCTCGG GAGCTGATGAGGACGGAGAGAGTCCAGAGCTGACCACATCTCGACCCCTTCCAAAGATTCCGTTCACTATTGCTGCTCCGAGAGTGGAAACCACAACTCTGAACAAGATACAGAATAAGATCCCCGCTCAGACAAAg tcACCTGAAGAAATTGATAAGGAAAAAGTTCACCTCTCTGactcagaaaggaaaatggaCCCAGCTGAAGAGGCTACAAATGTGTACACTGAGAAGCACTCAGACAATCTGTTTAAACGAACAGAAGTCCTGGCAG CTGTCATTGCTGGCGGAGTTATCGGCTTTCTCTTTGCAATTTTCCTTATCCTGCTGTTGGTGTATCGCATGAGAAAGAAGGATGAAGGAAGTTACGACCTTGGAGAACGCAAACCATCCAGTGCTGCTTACCAGAAAGCACCTACTAAGGAGTTTTATGCGTGA